DNA from Petropleomorpha daqingensis:
GTCGGTGAACCGCGGGCCGCCGACCGGGTCGACCACCATGTCCACGCCGTTCCCGCCGGTCAGCTCCAGGACGGCGTCCTTGAAGTTCTCGACGAGCACGGCCTCGTGGGAGCCCACGCCGGTGACGAACTCGGCCTTCTCCGGAGTGGAGACCACCGAGATCACGCGCGCGCCGAGAGCGGCGGCGAGCTGGATGGTCGCCGTCCCGATGCCCCCTGCGGCGCCGTGCACGAGCACGGTCTCCCCCTCCCGCAGCTGCCCGCGGGTGGTCAGGGCGAAGCTCATGGTCAGGTAGTTCATCGGGACGCAGGCGCCCTCGGCGAAGCTCGTGCGGTCCGGCAGCGGGAACACCGACGACGCCGGCACCGACACCCGTTCGGCGAAGGCCCCGAGCGTGCTGGAGCCGGCCACCCGGTCACCCGGGGAGAACTCCGAGGACGACGGCGCCTCGAGCACGACGCCGGCGAACTCCCCGCCGAGGACGAACGGACGCTCGGGCTTGTACTGGTACCGGTCCTGCGTGAGCAGCAGGTCGGGGAAGTTCACCCCCGCCGCCCGCACCTCGACGAGCACCTCGTGCTCCGCGCGGACCGGGTCCGCCACCTCGCCGACCTCGAGGGCCTCCGGCCCGTCCGGCCGCGTCACCTGAACAGCGCGCATGCGTTCCCCTTCACCAGGCAAGGACAGCTCGTGCGCGATCGTGCCATCGCCCCGACGACGACCTGCGGTCCGGTCACACTTCCGCTCCCCCAGCGGTCATAGCGGTGACCGACGAGACGTCGGGGAC
Protein-coding regions in this window:
- a CDS encoding NADPH:quinone oxidoreductase family protein is translated as MRAVQVTRPDGPEALEVGEVADPVRAEHEVLVEVRAAGVNFPDLLLTQDRYQYKPERPFVLGGEFAGVVLEAPSSSEFSPGDRVAGSSTLGAFAERVSVPASSVFPLPDRTSFAEGACVPMNYLTMSFALTTRGQLREGETVLVHGAAGGIGTATIQLAAALGARVISVVSTPEKAEFVTGVGSHEAVLVENFKDAVLELTGGNGVDMVVDPVGGPRFTDSLRCLAPLGRLLVIGFTDGEIPSVKVNRLLLNNIDVRGVGWGAYAMPREGYVRQEWDRLLPHLESGVVAPPISGTYPLERAGEAVALLGERSVLGKVVLEP